Proteins from a single region of Choloepus didactylus isolate mChoDid1 chromosome 10, mChoDid1.pri, whole genome shotgun sequence:
- the SH3GLB2 gene encoding endophilin-B2 isoform X2 yields MDFNMKKLASDAGIFFTRAVQFTEEKFGQAEKTELDAHFENLLARADSTKNWTEKILRQTEVLLQPNPSARVEEFLYEKLDRKVPSRVTNGELLAQYMAEAASELGPTTPYGKTLIKVAEAEKRLGAAERDFIHTASINFLTPLRNFLEGDWKTISKERRVLQNRRLDLDASKARLKKAKAAEAKATTVPDFQETRPRNYILSASASATLDDTSCPPSWSEWEKYPGGWRLPCFFLLPLNPSVTQARGCLSLLKNRKLWNDEVDKAEQELRVAQTEFDRQAEVTRLLLEGISSTHVNHLRCLHEFVESQTTYYAQCYRHMLDLQKQLGSSQGAIFPGTFIGTTEPASPPLSSTSPTTTAATMPVMPSVAGLAPPGEAALCLEEVAPPASGTRKARVLYDYEAADSSELALLADELITVYSLPGMDPDWLIGERGNKKGKVPVTYLELLS; encoded by the exons TTCACGGAGGAGAAATTTGGCCAGGCCGAAAAAACTGAGCTTGATGCCCACTTTGAAAATCTTCTGGCCCGGGCGGACAGCACCAAGAACTGGACAGAGAAGATCCTAAGGCAGACAGAGGTGCTGCTGCAGCCCAACCCTA GTGCCCGAGTAGAGGAGTTCCTGTATGAGAAGCTGGACAGGAAGGTCCCTTCGCGTGTCACCAATGGGGAGCTGCTGGCTCAGTATATGGCAGAGGCAGCCAGCGAGCTGGGGCCGACCACTCCATACG GGAAGACACTGATTAAGGTGGCAGAAGCTGAAAAGCGCCTGGGAGCTGCAGAGCGGGACTTTATCCACACGGCCTCCATCAACTTCCTCACGCCCTTGCGTAACTTCCTAGAAGGGGACTGGAAGACGATTTCG AAGGAGAGGCGAGTCCTCCAAAACCGGCGTCTAGACTTGGATGCCTCCAAAGCACGACTGAAGAAGGCCAAGGCTGCAGAAGCCAAAGCCACG ACGGTGCCTGACTTTCAGGAGACTAGACCTCGTAATTACATTCTCTCGGCCAGCGCCTCCGCG actcTGGATGACACTTCCTGCCCTCCTTCCTGGTCCGAGTGGGAGAAATACCCTGGAGGGTGGAGACTgccctgtttttttcttttgccattgaACCCCAGTGTGACTCAGGCACGAGGCTGCCTTTCTCTGCTGAAGAACAGAAAG CTTTGGAATGATGAGGTGGACAAG GCTGAACAGGAGCTCCGAGTGGCCCAGACAGAGTTTGACCGGCAGGCAGAAGTTACTCGTCTGCTGCTGGAGGGAATCAGTAGCACTCAT GTGAACCACCTTCGCTGCCTCCATGAGTTCGTCGAGTCTCAGACAACTTACTATGCGCAATGCTACCGTCACATGCTGGACTTACAGAAACAGCTGGGCAG CTCCCAGGGAGCCAT aTTTCCAGGCACCTTCATCGGCACTACAGagcctgcctccccacccctgaGCAGCACTTCGCCTACCACCACTGCAGCCACTATGCCTGTGATGCCCTCTGTGGCTGGCCTGGCCCCTCCAGGAGAGGCTGCTCTCTGCCTAGAGGAGGTGGCCCCACCTGCCAGCGGAACCCGAAAGGCCCGTGTGCTCTATGATTACGAGGCAGCGGACAGCAGTGAGCTGGCCCTGCTGGCAGATGAG CTCATCACTGTCTACAGCCTGCCCGGCATGGACCCTGACTGGCTCATTGGCGAGCGAGGCAACAAGAAGGGCAAGGTTCCTGTAACCTACTTGGAACTGCTCAGCTAA
- the SH3GLB2 gene encoding endophilin-B2 isoform X5, with the protein MDFNMKKLASDAGIFFTRAVQFTEEKFGQAEKTELDAHFENLLARADSTKNWTEKILRQTEVLLQPNPSARVEEFLYEKLDRKVPSRVTNGELLAQYMAEAASELGPTTPYGKTLIKVAEAEKRLGAAERDFIHTASINFLTPLRNFLEGDWKTISKERRVLQNRRLDLDASKARLKKAKAAEAKATTVPDFQETRPRNYILSASASALWNDEVDKAEQELRVAQTEFDRQAEVTRLLLEGISSTHVNHLRCLHEFVESQTTYYAQCYRHMLDLQKQLGSSQGAIFPGTFIGTTEPASPPLSSTSPTTTAATMPVMPSVAGLAPPGEAALCLEEVAPPASGTRKARVLYDYEAADSSELALLADELITVYSLPGMDPDWLIGERGNKKGKVPVTYLELLS; encoded by the exons TTCACGGAGGAGAAATTTGGCCAGGCCGAAAAAACTGAGCTTGATGCCCACTTTGAAAATCTTCTGGCCCGGGCGGACAGCACCAAGAACTGGACAGAGAAGATCCTAAGGCAGACAGAGGTGCTGCTGCAGCCCAACCCTA GTGCCCGAGTAGAGGAGTTCCTGTATGAGAAGCTGGACAGGAAGGTCCCTTCGCGTGTCACCAATGGGGAGCTGCTGGCTCAGTATATGGCAGAGGCAGCCAGCGAGCTGGGGCCGACCACTCCATACG GGAAGACACTGATTAAGGTGGCAGAAGCTGAAAAGCGCCTGGGAGCTGCAGAGCGGGACTTTATCCACACGGCCTCCATCAACTTCCTCACGCCCTTGCGTAACTTCCTAGAAGGGGACTGGAAGACGATTTCG AAGGAGAGGCGAGTCCTCCAAAACCGGCGTCTAGACTTGGATGCCTCCAAAGCACGACTGAAGAAGGCCAAGGCTGCAGAAGCCAAAGCCACG ACGGTGCCTGACTTTCAGGAGACTAGACCTCGTAATTACATTCTCTCGGCCAGCGCCTCCGCG CTTTGGAATGATGAGGTGGACAAG GCTGAACAGGAGCTCCGAGTGGCCCAGACAGAGTTTGACCGGCAGGCAGAAGTTACTCGTCTGCTGCTGGAGGGAATCAGTAGCACTCAT GTGAACCACCTTCGCTGCCTCCATGAGTTCGTCGAGTCTCAGACAACTTACTATGCGCAATGCTACCGTCACATGCTGGACTTACAGAAACAGCTGGGCAG CTCCCAGGGAGCCAT aTTTCCAGGCACCTTCATCGGCACTACAGagcctgcctccccacccctgaGCAGCACTTCGCCTACCACCACTGCAGCCACTATGCCTGTGATGCCCTCTGTGGCTGGCCTGGCCCCTCCAGGAGAGGCTGCTCTCTGCCTAGAGGAGGTGGCCCCACCTGCCAGCGGAACCCGAAAGGCCCGTGTGCTCTATGATTACGAGGCAGCGGACAGCAGTGAGCTGGCCCTGCTGGCAGATGAG CTCATCACTGTCTACAGCCTGCCCGGCATGGACCCTGACTGGCTCATTGGCGAGCGAGGCAACAAGAAGGGCAAGGTTCCTGTAACCTACTTGGAACTGCTCAGCTAA
- the SH3GLB2 gene encoding endophilin-B2 isoform X4, with protein MDFNMKKLASDAGIFFTRAVQFTEEKFGQAEKTELDAHFENLLARADSTKNWTEKILRQTEVLLQPNPSARVEEFLYEKLDRKVPSRVTNGELLAQYMAEAASELGPTTPYGKTLIKVAEAEKRLGAAERDFIHTASINFLTPLRNFLEGDWKTISKERRVLQNRRLDLDASKARLKKAKAAEAKATCEGDTVPDFQETRPRNYILSASASALWNDEVDKAEQELRVAQTEFDRQAEVTRLLLEGISSTHVNHLRCLHEFVESQTTYYAQCYRHMLDLQKQLGSSQGAIFPGTFIGTTEPASPPLSSTSPTTTAATMPVMPSVAGLAPPGEAALCLEEVAPPASGTRKARVLYDYEAADSSELALLADELITVYSLPGMDPDWLIGERGNKKGKVPVTYLELLS; from the exons TTCACGGAGGAGAAATTTGGCCAGGCCGAAAAAACTGAGCTTGATGCCCACTTTGAAAATCTTCTGGCCCGGGCGGACAGCACCAAGAACTGGACAGAGAAGATCCTAAGGCAGACAGAGGTGCTGCTGCAGCCCAACCCTA GTGCCCGAGTAGAGGAGTTCCTGTATGAGAAGCTGGACAGGAAGGTCCCTTCGCGTGTCACCAATGGGGAGCTGCTGGCTCAGTATATGGCAGAGGCAGCCAGCGAGCTGGGGCCGACCACTCCATACG GGAAGACACTGATTAAGGTGGCAGAAGCTGAAAAGCGCCTGGGAGCTGCAGAGCGGGACTTTATCCACACGGCCTCCATCAACTTCCTCACGCCCTTGCGTAACTTCCTAGAAGGGGACTGGAAGACGATTTCG AAGGAGAGGCGAGTCCTCCAAAACCGGCGTCTAGACTTGGATGCCTCCAAAGCACGACTGAAGAAGGCCAAGGCTGCAGAAGCCAAAGCCACG TGTGAGGGAGAT ACGGTGCCTGACTTTCAGGAGACTAGACCTCGTAATTACATTCTCTCGGCCAGCGCCTCCGCG CTTTGGAATGATGAGGTGGACAAG GCTGAACAGGAGCTCCGAGTGGCCCAGACAGAGTTTGACCGGCAGGCAGAAGTTACTCGTCTGCTGCTGGAGGGAATCAGTAGCACTCAT GTGAACCACCTTCGCTGCCTCCATGAGTTCGTCGAGTCTCAGACAACTTACTATGCGCAATGCTACCGTCACATGCTGGACTTACAGAAACAGCTGGGCAG CTCCCAGGGAGCCAT aTTTCCAGGCACCTTCATCGGCACTACAGagcctgcctccccacccctgaGCAGCACTTCGCCTACCACCACTGCAGCCACTATGCCTGTGATGCCCTCTGTGGCTGGCCTGGCCCCTCCAGGAGAGGCTGCTCTCTGCCTAGAGGAGGTGGCCCCACCTGCCAGCGGAACCCGAAAGGCCCGTGTGCTCTATGATTACGAGGCAGCGGACAGCAGTGAGCTGGCCCTGCTGGCAGATGAG CTCATCACTGTCTACAGCCTGCCCGGCATGGACCCTGACTGGCTCATTGGCGAGCGAGGCAACAAGAAGGGCAAGGTTCCTGTAACCTACTTGGAACTGCTCAGCTAA
- the SH3GLB2 gene encoding endophilin-B2 isoform X3, translating into MDFNMKKLASDAGIFFTRAVQFTEEKFGQAEKTELDAHFENLLARADSTKNWTEKILRQTEVLLQPNPSARVEEFLYEKLDRKVPSRVTNGELLAQYMAEAASELGPTTPYGKTLIKVAEAEKRLGAAERDFIHTASINFLTPLRNFLEGDWKTISKERRVLQNRRLDLDASKARLKKAKAAEAKATCEGDTVPDFQETRPRNYILSASASATLDDTSCPPSWSEWEKYPGGWRLPCFFLLPLNPSVTQARGCLSLLKNRKLWNDEVDKAEQELRVAQTEFDRQAEVTRLLLEGISSTHVNHLRCLHEFVESQTTYYAQCYRHMLDLQKQLGRFPGTFIGTTEPASPPLSSTSPTTTAATMPVMPSVAGLAPPGEAALCLEEVAPPASGTRKARVLYDYEAADSSELALLADELITVYSLPGMDPDWLIGERGNKKGKVPVTYLELLS; encoded by the exons TTCACGGAGGAGAAATTTGGCCAGGCCGAAAAAACTGAGCTTGATGCCCACTTTGAAAATCTTCTGGCCCGGGCGGACAGCACCAAGAACTGGACAGAGAAGATCCTAAGGCAGACAGAGGTGCTGCTGCAGCCCAACCCTA GTGCCCGAGTAGAGGAGTTCCTGTATGAGAAGCTGGACAGGAAGGTCCCTTCGCGTGTCACCAATGGGGAGCTGCTGGCTCAGTATATGGCAGAGGCAGCCAGCGAGCTGGGGCCGACCACTCCATACG GGAAGACACTGATTAAGGTGGCAGAAGCTGAAAAGCGCCTGGGAGCTGCAGAGCGGGACTTTATCCACACGGCCTCCATCAACTTCCTCACGCCCTTGCGTAACTTCCTAGAAGGGGACTGGAAGACGATTTCG AAGGAGAGGCGAGTCCTCCAAAACCGGCGTCTAGACTTGGATGCCTCCAAAGCACGACTGAAGAAGGCCAAGGCTGCAGAAGCCAAAGCCACG TGTGAGGGAGAT ACGGTGCCTGACTTTCAGGAGACTAGACCTCGTAATTACATTCTCTCGGCCAGCGCCTCCGCG actcTGGATGACACTTCCTGCCCTCCTTCCTGGTCCGAGTGGGAGAAATACCCTGGAGGGTGGAGACTgccctgtttttttcttttgccattgaACCCCAGTGTGACTCAGGCACGAGGCTGCCTTTCTCTGCTGAAGAACAGAAAG CTTTGGAATGATGAGGTGGACAAG GCTGAACAGGAGCTCCGAGTGGCCCAGACAGAGTTTGACCGGCAGGCAGAAGTTACTCGTCTGCTGCTGGAGGGAATCAGTAGCACTCAT GTGAACCACCTTCGCTGCCTCCATGAGTTCGTCGAGTCTCAGACAACTTACTATGCGCAATGCTACCGTCACATGCTGGACTTACAGAAACAGCTGGGCAG aTTTCCAGGCACCTTCATCGGCACTACAGagcctgcctccccacccctgaGCAGCACTTCGCCTACCACCACTGCAGCCACTATGCCTGTGATGCCCTCTGTGGCTGGCCTGGCCCCTCCAGGAGAGGCTGCTCTCTGCCTAGAGGAGGTGGCCCCACCTGCCAGCGGAACCCGAAAGGCCCGTGTGCTCTATGATTACGAGGCAGCGGACAGCAGTGAGCTGGCCCTGCTGGCAGATGAG CTCATCACTGTCTACAGCCTGCCCGGCATGGACCCTGACTGGCTCATTGGCGAGCGAGGCAACAAGAAGGGCAAGGTTCCTGTAACCTACTTGGAACTGCTCAGCTAA
- the SH3GLB2 gene encoding endophilin-B2 isoform X8, with protein MDFNMKKLASDAGIFFTRAVQFTEEKFGQAEKTELDAHFENLLARADSTKNWTEKILRQTEVLLQPNPSARVEEFLYEKLDRKVPSRVTNGELLAQYMAEAASELGPTTPYGKTLIKVAEAEKRLGAAERDFIHTASINFLTPLRNFLEGDWKTISKERRVLQNRRLDLDASKARLKKAKAAEAKATTVPDFQETRPRNYILSASASAAEQELRVAQTEFDRQAEVTRLLLEGISSTHVNHLRCLHEFVESQTTYYAQCYRHMLDLQKQLGSSQGAIFPGTFIGTTEPASPPLSSTSPTTTAATMPVMPSVAGLAPPGEAALCLEEVAPPASGTRKARVLYDYEAADSSELALLADELITVYSLPGMDPDWLIGERGNKKGKVPVTYLELLS; from the exons TTCACGGAGGAGAAATTTGGCCAGGCCGAAAAAACTGAGCTTGATGCCCACTTTGAAAATCTTCTGGCCCGGGCGGACAGCACCAAGAACTGGACAGAGAAGATCCTAAGGCAGACAGAGGTGCTGCTGCAGCCCAACCCTA GTGCCCGAGTAGAGGAGTTCCTGTATGAGAAGCTGGACAGGAAGGTCCCTTCGCGTGTCACCAATGGGGAGCTGCTGGCTCAGTATATGGCAGAGGCAGCCAGCGAGCTGGGGCCGACCACTCCATACG GGAAGACACTGATTAAGGTGGCAGAAGCTGAAAAGCGCCTGGGAGCTGCAGAGCGGGACTTTATCCACACGGCCTCCATCAACTTCCTCACGCCCTTGCGTAACTTCCTAGAAGGGGACTGGAAGACGATTTCG AAGGAGAGGCGAGTCCTCCAAAACCGGCGTCTAGACTTGGATGCCTCCAAAGCACGACTGAAGAAGGCCAAGGCTGCAGAAGCCAAAGCCACG ACGGTGCCTGACTTTCAGGAGACTAGACCTCGTAATTACATTCTCTCGGCCAGCGCCTCCGCG GCTGAACAGGAGCTCCGAGTGGCCCAGACAGAGTTTGACCGGCAGGCAGAAGTTACTCGTCTGCTGCTGGAGGGAATCAGTAGCACTCAT GTGAACCACCTTCGCTGCCTCCATGAGTTCGTCGAGTCTCAGACAACTTACTATGCGCAATGCTACCGTCACATGCTGGACTTACAGAAACAGCTGGGCAG CTCCCAGGGAGCCAT aTTTCCAGGCACCTTCATCGGCACTACAGagcctgcctccccacccctgaGCAGCACTTCGCCTACCACCACTGCAGCCACTATGCCTGTGATGCCCTCTGTGGCTGGCCTGGCCCCTCCAGGAGAGGCTGCTCTCTGCCTAGAGGAGGTGGCCCCACCTGCCAGCGGAACCCGAAAGGCCCGTGTGCTCTATGATTACGAGGCAGCGGACAGCAGTGAGCTGGCCCTGCTGGCAGATGAG CTCATCACTGTCTACAGCCTGCCCGGCATGGACCCTGACTGGCTCATTGGCGAGCGAGGCAACAAGAAGGGCAAGGTTCCTGTAACCTACTTGGAACTGCTCAGCTAA
- the SH3GLB2 gene encoding endophilin-B2 isoform X11: MDFNMKKLASDAGIFFTRAVQFTEEKFGQAEKTELDAHFENLLARADSTKNWTEKILRQTEVLLQPNPSARVEEFLYEKLDRKVPSRVTNGELLAQYMAEAASELGPTTPYGKTLIKVAEAEKRLGAAERDFIHTASINFLTPLRNFLEGDWKTISKERRVLQNRRLDLDASKARLKKAKAAEAKATCEGDTVPDFQETRPRNYILSASASATLDDTSCPPSWSEWEKYPGGWRLPCFFLLPLNPSVTQARGCLSLLKNRKLWNDEVDKAEQELRVAQTEFDRQAEVTRLLLEGISSTHLPGSHISRHLHRHYRACLPTPEQHFAYHHCSHYACDALCGWPGPSRRGCSLPRGGGPTCQRNPKGPCAL; this comes from the exons TTCACGGAGGAGAAATTTGGCCAGGCCGAAAAAACTGAGCTTGATGCCCACTTTGAAAATCTTCTGGCCCGGGCGGACAGCACCAAGAACTGGACAGAGAAGATCCTAAGGCAGACAGAGGTGCTGCTGCAGCCCAACCCTA GTGCCCGAGTAGAGGAGTTCCTGTATGAGAAGCTGGACAGGAAGGTCCCTTCGCGTGTCACCAATGGGGAGCTGCTGGCTCAGTATATGGCAGAGGCAGCCAGCGAGCTGGGGCCGACCACTCCATACG GGAAGACACTGATTAAGGTGGCAGAAGCTGAAAAGCGCCTGGGAGCTGCAGAGCGGGACTTTATCCACACGGCCTCCATCAACTTCCTCACGCCCTTGCGTAACTTCCTAGAAGGGGACTGGAAGACGATTTCG AAGGAGAGGCGAGTCCTCCAAAACCGGCGTCTAGACTTGGATGCCTCCAAAGCACGACTGAAGAAGGCCAAGGCTGCAGAAGCCAAAGCCACG TGTGAGGGAGAT ACGGTGCCTGACTTTCAGGAGACTAGACCTCGTAATTACATTCTCTCGGCCAGCGCCTCCGCG actcTGGATGACACTTCCTGCCCTCCTTCCTGGTCCGAGTGGGAGAAATACCCTGGAGGGTGGAGACTgccctgtttttttcttttgccattgaACCCCAGTGTGACTCAGGCACGAGGCTGCCTTTCTCTGCTGAAGAACAGAAAG CTTTGGAATGATGAGGTGGACAAG GCTGAACAGGAGCTCCGAGTGGCCCAGACAGAGTTTGACCGGCAGGCAGAAGTTACTCGTCTGCTGCTGGAGGGAATCAGTAGCACTCAT CTCCCAGGGAGCCAT aTTTCCAGGCACCTTCATCGGCACTACAGagcctgcctccccacccctgaGCAGCACTTCGCCTACCACCACTGCAGCCACTATGCCTGTGATGCCCTCTGTGGCTGGCCTGGCCCCTCCAGGAGAGGCTGCTCTCTGCCTAGAGGAGGTGGCCCCACCTGCCAGCGGAACCCGAAAGGCCCGTGTGCTCTATGA
- the SH3GLB2 gene encoding endophilin-B2 isoform X12, whose product MDFNMKKLASDAGIFFTRAVQFTEEKFGQAEKTELDAHFENLLARADSTKNWTEKILRQTEVLLQPNPSARVEEFLYEKLDRKVPSRVTNGELLAQYMAEAASELGPTTPYGKTLIKVAEAEKRLGAAERDFIHTASINFLTPLRNFLEGDWKTISKERRVLQNRRLDLDASKARLKKAKAAEAKATCEGDTVPDFQETRPRNYILSASASATLDDTSCPPSWSEWEKYPGGWRLPCFFLLPLNPSVTQARGCLSLLKNRKLWNDEVDKAEQELRVAQTEFDRQAEVTRLLLEGISSTHISRHLHRHYRACLPTPEQHFAYHHCSHYACDALCGWPGPSRRGCSLPRGGGPTCQRNPKGPCAL is encoded by the exons TTCACGGAGGAGAAATTTGGCCAGGCCGAAAAAACTGAGCTTGATGCCCACTTTGAAAATCTTCTGGCCCGGGCGGACAGCACCAAGAACTGGACAGAGAAGATCCTAAGGCAGACAGAGGTGCTGCTGCAGCCCAACCCTA GTGCCCGAGTAGAGGAGTTCCTGTATGAGAAGCTGGACAGGAAGGTCCCTTCGCGTGTCACCAATGGGGAGCTGCTGGCTCAGTATATGGCAGAGGCAGCCAGCGAGCTGGGGCCGACCACTCCATACG GGAAGACACTGATTAAGGTGGCAGAAGCTGAAAAGCGCCTGGGAGCTGCAGAGCGGGACTTTATCCACACGGCCTCCATCAACTTCCTCACGCCCTTGCGTAACTTCCTAGAAGGGGACTGGAAGACGATTTCG AAGGAGAGGCGAGTCCTCCAAAACCGGCGTCTAGACTTGGATGCCTCCAAAGCACGACTGAAGAAGGCCAAGGCTGCAGAAGCCAAAGCCACG TGTGAGGGAGAT ACGGTGCCTGACTTTCAGGAGACTAGACCTCGTAATTACATTCTCTCGGCCAGCGCCTCCGCG actcTGGATGACACTTCCTGCCCTCCTTCCTGGTCCGAGTGGGAGAAATACCCTGGAGGGTGGAGACTgccctgtttttttcttttgccattgaACCCCAGTGTGACTCAGGCACGAGGCTGCCTTTCTCTGCTGAAGAACAGAAAG CTTTGGAATGATGAGGTGGACAAG GCTGAACAGGAGCTCCGAGTGGCCCAGACAGAGTTTGACCGGCAGGCAGAAGTTACTCGTCTGCTGCTGGAGGGAATCAGTAGCACTCAT aTTTCCAGGCACCTTCATCGGCACTACAGagcctgcctccccacccctgaGCAGCACTTCGCCTACCACCACTGCAGCCACTATGCCTGTGATGCCCTCTGTGGCTGGCCTGGCCCCTCCAGGAGAGGCTGCTCTCTGCCTAGAGGAGGTGGCCCCACCTGCCAGCGGAACCCGAAAGGCCCGTGTGCTCTATGA
- the SH3GLB2 gene encoding endophilin-B2 isoform X7, producing MDFNMKKLASDAGIFFTRAVQFTEEKFGQAEKTELDAHFENLLARADSTKNWTEKILRQTEVLLQPNPSARVEEFLYEKLDRKVPSRVTNGELLAQYMAEAASELGPTTPYGKTLIKVAEAEKRLGAAERDFIHTASINFLTPLRNFLEGDWKTISKERRVLQNRRLDLDASKARLKKAKAAEAKATTVPDFQETRPRNYILSASASALWNDEVDKAEQELRVAQTEFDRQAEVTRLLLEGISSTHVNHLRCLHEFVESQTTYYAQCYRHMLDLQKQLGRFPGTFIGTTEPASPPLSSTSPTTTAATMPVMPSVAGLAPPGEAALCLEEVAPPASGTRKARVLYDYEAADSSELALLADELITVYSLPGMDPDWLIGERGNKKGKVPVTYLELLS from the exons TTCACGGAGGAGAAATTTGGCCAGGCCGAAAAAACTGAGCTTGATGCCCACTTTGAAAATCTTCTGGCCCGGGCGGACAGCACCAAGAACTGGACAGAGAAGATCCTAAGGCAGACAGAGGTGCTGCTGCAGCCCAACCCTA GTGCCCGAGTAGAGGAGTTCCTGTATGAGAAGCTGGACAGGAAGGTCCCTTCGCGTGTCACCAATGGGGAGCTGCTGGCTCAGTATATGGCAGAGGCAGCCAGCGAGCTGGGGCCGACCACTCCATACG GGAAGACACTGATTAAGGTGGCAGAAGCTGAAAAGCGCCTGGGAGCTGCAGAGCGGGACTTTATCCACACGGCCTCCATCAACTTCCTCACGCCCTTGCGTAACTTCCTAGAAGGGGACTGGAAGACGATTTCG AAGGAGAGGCGAGTCCTCCAAAACCGGCGTCTAGACTTGGATGCCTCCAAAGCACGACTGAAGAAGGCCAAGGCTGCAGAAGCCAAAGCCACG ACGGTGCCTGACTTTCAGGAGACTAGACCTCGTAATTACATTCTCTCGGCCAGCGCCTCCGCG CTTTGGAATGATGAGGTGGACAAG GCTGAACAGGAGCTCCGAGTGGCCCAGACAGAGTTTGACCGGCAGGCAGAAGTTACTCGTCTGCTGCTGGAGGGAATCAGTAGCACTCAT GTGAACCACCTTCGCTGCCTCCATGAGTTCGTCGAGTCTCAGACAACTTACTATGCGCAATGCTACCGTCACATGCTGGACTTACAGAAACAGCTGGGCAG aTTTCCAGGCACCTTCATCGGCACTACAGagcctgcctccccacccctgaGCAGCACTTCGCCTACCACCACTGCAGCCACTATGCCTGTGATGCCCTCTGTGGCTGGCCTGGCCCCTCCAGGAGAGGCTGCTCTCTGCCTAGAGGAGGTGGCCCCACCTGCCAGCGGAACCCGAAAGGCCCGTGTGCTCTATGATTACGAGGCAGCGGACAGCAGTGAGCTGGCCCTGCTGGCAGATGAG CTCATCACTGTCTACAGCCTGCCCGGCATGGACCCTGACTGGCTCATTGGCGAGCGAGGCAACAAGAAGGGCAAGGTTCCTGTAACCTACTTGGAACTGCTCAGCTAA
- the SH3GLB2 gene encoding endophilin-B2 isoform X6 encodes MDFNMKKLASDAGIFFTRAVQFTEEKFGQAEKTELDAHFENLLARADSTKNWTEKILRQTEVLLQPNPSARVEEFLYEKLDRKVPSRVTNGELLAQYMAEAASELGPTTPYGKTLIKVAEAEKRLGAAERDFIHTASINFLTPLRNFLEGDWKTISKERRVLQNRRLDLDASKARLKKAKAAEAKATCEGDTVPDFQETRPRNYILSASASAAEQELRVAQTEFDRQAEVTRLLLEGISSTHVNHLRCLHEFVESQTTYYAQCYRHMLDLQKQLGSSQGAIFPGTFIGTTEPASPPLSSTSPTTTAATMPVMPSVAGLAPPGEAALCLEEVAPPASGTRKARVLYDYEAADSSELALLADELITVYSLPGMDPDWLIGERGNKKGKVPVTYLELLS; translated from the exons TTCACGGAGGAGAAATTTGGCCAGGCCGAAAAAACTGAGCTTGATGCCCACTTTGAAAATCTTCTGGCCCGGGCGGACAGCACCAAGAACTGGACAGAGAAGATCCTAAGGCAGACAGAGGTGCTGCTGCAGCCCAACCCTA GTGCCCGAGTAGAGGAGTTCCTGTATGAGAAGCTGGACAGGAAGGTCCCTTCGCGTGTCACCAATGGGGAGCTGCTGGCTCAGTATATGGCAGAGGCAGCCAGCGAGCTGGGGCCGACCACTCCATACG GGAAGACACTGATTAAGGTGGCAGAAGCTGAAAAGCGCCTGGGAGCTGCAGAGCGGGACTTTATCCACACGGCCTCCATCAACTTCCTCACGCCCTTGCGTAACTTCCTAGAAGGGGACTGGAAGACGATTTCG AAGGAGAGGCGAGTCCTCCAAAACCGGCGTCTAGACTTGGATGCCTCCAAAGCACGACTGAAGAAGGCCAAGGCTGCAGAAGCCAAAGCCACG TGTGAGGGAGAT ACGGTGCCTGACTTTCAGGAGACTAGACCTCGTAATTACATTCTCTCGGCCAGCGCCTCCGCG GCTGAACAGGAGCTCCGAGTGGCCCAGACAGAGTTTGACCGGCAGGCAGAAGTTACTCGTCTGCTGCTGGAGGGAATCAGTAGCACTCAT GTGAACCACCTTCGCTGCCTCCATGAGTTCGTCGAGTCTCAGACAACTTACTATGCGCAATGCTACCGTCACATGCTGGACTTACAGAAACAGCTGGGCAG CTCCCAGGGAGCCAT aTTTCCAGGCACCTTCATCGGCACTACAGagcctgcctccccacccctgaGCAGCACTTCGCCTACCACCACTGCAGCCACTATGCCTGTGATGCCCTCTGTGGCTGGCCTGGCCCCTCCAGGAGAGGCTGCTCTCTGCCTAGAGGAGGTGGCCCCACCTGCCAGCGGAACCCGAAAGGCCCGTGTGCTCTATGATTACGAGGCAGCGGACAGCAGTGAGCTGGCCCTGCTGGCAGATGAG CTCATCACTGTCTACAGCCTGCCCGGCATGGACCCTGACTGGCTCATTGGCGAGCGAGGCAACAAGAAGGGCAAGGTTCCTGTAACCTACTTGGAACTGCTCAGCTAA